A window from Solanum stenotomum isolate F172 chromosome 5, ASM1918654v1, whole genome shotgun sequence encodes these proteins:
- the LOC125866294 gene encoding DNA glycosylase/AP lyase ROS1-like: MEIGQGSSWIPATPGKPNFTESPPICSNGQENQQAQVDWSDLQRKQALEHATGSTAEAQNAAAHRGSTSSVEEDQCFMTSEAAVGEKSEMSGGGINMYNNFPSDNVDLWSSVSFGDLLAMAHAGGSGTTPADETAYSVKSSFQPLINTQNADESSILSSFPFNLNSPPKMTGATLSSNIPFQFEPVTPDMMKIKGQASNASNLDINVTTASVIQSNQDIIKRAEANELQQNKEQSVLILEGKLDTELNNTPEQKPRRRKHRPKVVVEGKPKRTPKPRIQKQPDSEETKTEKRKYVRRNKVGEPAATLAEEVNNTICHEGKPPSSEKTPTAKRKYVRRNQVNKSTEKPSEEGSSGTTGRPVATSAEEVKNTTFHEGKTPSSEETPTAKRNVRTNQVNMSMEKLSEEGSSGTIDPTEVPHSRKTCRKSLSFELESQASDEYSSYRPSTLDLHANNSGSTAQSVQLGQGKEATSEETEVGITHNITGSLNQEVRNYLSQHGMQYPGPPTPDKVGWNHDKAMVGNHNESTRGNSRIIFSDLTHDKQASILQMTPQSLNFSNCSSSSCLPHGKSLKRQHSCRTDEAQFYSINSRGAYFNSMQAYQAILPANKPDVYSNVGMHFPAIYKKMRAEKGHISTSSYIKLFTGETNYVPSSQCNINGSPSNNSATNIGNYGMWNSNVMPAFVEAEMLRKKRSNGATQVHDIASLREIYKQFPTSTSKEATIYGFGERYKTSHLSSACMGTPIADTQAAMKKKRQSKKSILVSSAASNLYTHQHLTKNARGSLPALTWRGMSPIDEIAEHLRHLDLNRESSQNQGQHGITYHTKFQKESALVLYQRDGSIVPFGSSLVRKRKPRPKVDVDDETDRVWKLLLQDINSEGIDGTDEDKAKWWEEERRVFNSRADSFIARMRLVQGDRRFSPWKGSVVDSVVGVYLTQNVSDHLSSSAFMSLAAHFPLKTDSSQKHEGNTGIIIEEPEECATDPNVSIRWYEDQPNQSTHCQDSSGVYNTDSNEEKAAVNDSESSEYSTQCIKSAECSVILQSDSSREGSDLYHGSTVTSFQDQKELNDLPSSPSSVVSSENSAVIQASEGTDSSNFCSSTSFLKLLQMAGTSGARGTRCTEHLQEGENVPFLGKELIAPQKSVLSAESAHSALCTMNPQNKLDIETVTDAEDNVELQFPTEDSNCNVQQVPEAPTNSETIVNVTERASVVFDSCKPEQRGLESNLKNDSNHVRSKVDKVNDSPSKAKNGRLGKEKENIDWDSLRLQAQANGKKREKSANSMDSLDYEAVRCANVNEIAHTIRERGMNNKLAERIQAFLNRIVSDHGSIDLEWLRDVPPDKAKEYLLSIRGLGLKSVECVRLLTLHHLAFPVDVNVGRIAVRLGWVPLQPLPESLQLHLLELYPILESIQQYLWPRLCKLDQRTLYELHYHMITFGKVFCTKSKPNCNACPLRGECRHFASAFASARLALPAPEEKSIVSATEHKATNNNPRENFTHLPLPLAPGNQQPVENQKLIKSGPIIEVPATPEPIVEVPSTPEQEQIQAPEIDIEDAYFEDPNEIPMIELNMAEFTQNVKKYVENNMELHQVEMSNALVALTSEAASIPTPKLKNVSRLRTEHQVYELPDSHPLLEGLDKREPDDPSSYLLAIWTPGETANSMQPPETQCNSQESGQLCEDETCSSCNSTREAQSQTVRGTLLIPCRTAMRGSFPLNGTYFQVNEVFADHDSSLNPINVPRDWLWNLPRRTVYFGTSIPTIFKGLNTESIQHCFWRGFVCVRGFDHKTRAPRPLLARFHFPASKLNRTNGKTNEDKGVAS, encoded by the exons ATGGAAATAGGCCAAGGCAGTTCATGGATCCCAGCAACTCCTGGGAAGCCAAATTTTACAGAATCGCCACCAATTTGCAGTAACGGGCAGGAAAACCAGCAAGCTCAAGTTGATTGGTCAGATTTGCAAAGAAAACAAGCACTAGAACATGCTACTGGCAGCACGGCTGAAGCTCAAAATGCTGCTGCACATCGCGGTTCAACAAGTTCAGTAGAAGAAGATCAGTGCTTCATGACCTCGGAAGCAGCAGTGGGAGAAAAGTCTGAAATGAGTGGAGGTGGTATAAATATGTACAATAACTTCCCTAGTGATAATGTAGACTTGTGGAGTAGTGTGTCTTTCGGGGATCTGTTGGCGATGGCACATGCTGGTGGAAGTGGCACCACGCCAGCTGACGAAACAGCTTATAGTGTGAAGAGTTCTTTCCAACCGCTCATCAATACTCAGAATGCAG ATGAAAGCTCTATTTTATCCAGCTTCCCTTTCAACTTGAATTCACCACCAAAAATGACGGGTGCAACCTTGAGCAGCAACATCCCGTTCCAGTTCGAACCAGTAACACCAGATATGATGAAGATTAAAGGGCAAGCATCTAATGCATCAAACCTAGATATTAATGTGACAACAGCAAGTGTTATACAGTCAAATCAAGATATAATAAAGAGAGCTGAAGCAAATGAACTCCAACAGAATAAAGAGCAGTCAGTGCTGATCTTGGAAGGAAAACTGGATACTGAACTGAATAATACACCAGAGCAAAAACCAAGACGAAGAAAGCACAGGCCCAAAGTGGTTGTAGAAGGCAAGCCTAAAAGGACTCCTAAACCAAGAATCCAAAAGCAGCCTGATTCAGAGGAGACAAAGACAGAAAAGAGGAAGTATGTCCGAAGAAACAAGGTTGGCGAACCTGCAGCCACTTTGGCAGAAGAGGTAAACAATACAATTTGTCACGAGGGAAAGCCTCCTAGTTCTGAGAAAACCCCAACAGCAAAAAGGAAGTATGTCAGAAGAAATCAAGTGAACAAGAGCACGGAAAAACCTTCTGAAGAAGGAAGCAGTGGAACAACTGGCAGACCTGTAGCCACCTCCGCAGAAGAGGTAAAGAATACAACTTTTCACGAGGGAAAGACTCCTAGTTCCGAAGAAACTCCAACAGCAAAAAGGAATGTCAGAACAAATCAAGTTAACATGAGCATGGAAAAACTCTCTGAAGAGGGAAGCAGTGGAACAATTGACCCGACAGAAGTTCCTCATTCTAGAAAAACCTGCAGGAAATCGTTGAGTTTTGAATTGGAAAGCCAAGCAAGTGATGAGTATTCATCATACAGGCCCTCAACTTTGGATTTGCATGCAAATAATTCCGGGTCAACAGCACAGTCTGTTCAGCTTGGACAAGGTAAAGAAGCCACAAGTGAAGAAACAGAAGTGGGCATAACTCATAACATCACCGGTTCCCTGAACCAGGAGGTGAGAAATTACTTATCACAGCATGGAATGCAGTACCCTGGTCCTCCAACTCCGGACAAGGTTGGCTGGAATCATGACAAAGCCATGGTTGGGAATCACAATGAAAGCACAAGAGGAAATAGCAGAATCATTTTTTCAGATTTAACTCATGATAAACAGGCAAGCATACTACAAATGACACCACAGAGCCTGAATTTTTCTAACTGCAGCAGCAGTTCATGCTTACCACATGGGAAAAGCTTGAAAAGACAGCATTCATGTAGAACTGATGAAGCACAATTCTACAGCATAAATTCCAGAGGGGCGTATTTCAATTCTATGCAGGCTTATCAAGCAATCCTTCCAGCAAATAAACCTGATGTTTATAGTAATGTAGGGATGCATTTTCCTgctatttacaagaaaatgaGAGCAGAAAAGGGCCACATCTCAACATCATCTTACATCAAACTTTTTACTGGTGAAACTAACTACGTGCCTTCATCTCAGTGCAATATCAATGGTTCCCCTAGCAACAATTCTGCAACCAATATAGGCAATTACGGAATGTGGAATTCCAATGTTATGCCAGCATTTGTGGAAGCAGAGATGTTAAGGAAGAAGAGATCAAACGGCGCAACTCAAGTACATGACATTGCATCTCTGCGTGAAATTTACAAACAATTTCCAACTTCCACATCTAAAGAAGCAACAATATATGGATTTGGAGAAAGATATAAAACTTCACATCTATCCAGTGCATGCATGGGAACTCCAATTGCAGACACCCAAGCagcaatgaagaaaaaaaggcaGTCAAAGAAGAGCATCCTTGTCAGCTCAGCAGCTTCCAACTTATATACCCATCAACATCTCACAAAAAATGCAAGAG GTTCTCTGCCAGCTTTAACATGGAGAGGCATGTCTCCAATCGATGAAATTGCAGAACACTTGCGGCATCTTGATTTAAATAGAGAAAGCAGCCAAAATCAAGGTCAACATGGAATCACCTACCACACCAAGTTTCAAAAGGAGAGTGCCCTTGTTCTTTATCAAAGAGATGGAAGTATTGTCCCTTTTGGAAGTTCGTTAGTTAGAAAACGAAAACCACGACCAAAAGTTGATGTTGATGATGAGACTGATAGGGTATGGAAGCTTTTGCTGCAAGATATAAACAGTGAAGGCATTGATGGAACAGATGAAGACAAGGCAAAATGGTGGGAGGAAGAACGTCGAGTGTTTAATAGTAGAGCAGACTCATTTATTGCACGCATGCGTCTTGTCCAAG GAGACAGGCGTTTCTCACCTTGGAAGGGATCTGTTGTGGACTCTGTAGTTGGGGTATATCTTACACAGAATGTTTCAGATCACCTTTCTAG TTCTGCATTCATGTCACTCGCTGCCCACTTTCCTCTGAAGACAGACAGTAGTCAGAAGCATGAAGGAAACACAGGTATTATAATTGAAGAACCTGAAGAGTGTGCAACGGACCCCAATGTTTCTATCAGATGGTATGAAGATCAGCCAAATCAGTCAACCCATTGTCAGGATTCTTCAGGAGTCTATAATACAGattcaaatgaagaaaaagCAGCTGTCAATGACTCTGAATCAAGTGAATATAGCACACAATGCATAAAGTCAGCAGAATGTTCTGTAATTCTGCAATCAGATTCTTCTAGAGAAGGCTCAGATCTGTATCATGGATCAACAGTTACAAGTTTCCAAGATCAAAAAGAGTTGAATGATTTGCCTTCTTCTCCGAGTTCTGTAGTTTCTTCTGAGAATTCTGCAGTTATTCAAGCTTCAGAAGGAACTGACTCAAGCAACTTTTGCAGCTCCACTTCTTTTTTGAAGCTATTACAGATGGCAGGAACCTCAGGAGCACGAGGAACCAGGTGCACTGAACATTTACAAGAAGGTGAAAACGTTCCATTCCTTGGCAAGGAACTTATTGCCCCCCAAAAAAGTGTGTTGTCAGCAGAATCTGCACATTCAGCACTGTGCACAATGAACCCTCAAAATAAGTTGGACATAGAGACAGTGACTGATGCAGAAGACAATGTTGAACTACAATTTCCAACTGAAGATAGCAATTGCAATGTCCAGCAAGTTCCAGAAGCCCCAACCAATTCAGAAACCATTGTAAATGTCACAGAAAGGGCCAGCGTAGTTTTTGATTCATGCAAGCCTGAGCAAAGAGGTTTGGAGTCAAACTTGAAAAATGACAGTAATCATGTCCGTAGCAAAGTAGACAAAGTAAATGACAGTCCTTCTAAAGCAAAAAATGGACGGCTTGGGAAGGAGAAAGAGAACATTGATTGGGACAGCTTACGGTTACAGGCCCAGGCAAACggcaagaaaagagaaaaatcagcAAACTCAATGGATTCATTGGACTATGAAGCAGTGAGGTGTGCAAATGTCAATGAGATAGCCCATACAATTAGAGAACGAGGAATGAACAACAAACTGGCAGAGAGAATCCAG GCTTTTCTTAACCGGATTGTTAGTGATCATGGAAGCATTGATCTTGAATGGCTGAGAGATGTTCCACCAGACAAAGCAAA AGAGTATCTACTGAGCATAAGGGGATTGGGTCTAAAGAGCGTGGAGTGTGTGAGACTTTTAACACTTCACCACCTTGCTTTCCCT GTTGACGTAAATGTAGGGCGTATAGCTGTTAGACTAGGGTGGGTACCCCTGCAGCCATTGCCTGAGTCACTACAGTTGCATCTTCTGGAACT GTACCCAATACTGGAGTCAATTCAACAGTACCTATGGCCACGTCTCTGCAAGCTTGATCAAAGAACATT atatgagctacattaTCATATGATCACCTTTGGGAAG GTCTTCTGTACAAAAAGCAAACCCAATTGCAATGCATGTCCATTGAGAGGAGAATGCAGACACTTTGCAAGTGCATTTGCCAG TGCAAGGCTTGCCCTTCCCGCGCCGGAAGAGAAAAGCATTGTCAGTGCAACAGAACACAAAGCCACTAACAACAATCCAAGGGAAAATTTCACGCACCTGCCTCTGCCATTAGCTCCGGGTAATCAACAACCAGTGGAGAATCAGAAATTGATCAAATCAGGTCCTATTATTGAAGTGCCAGCAACACCAGAGCCCATTGTTGAAGTTCCTTCCACACCTGAGCAAGAGCAAATACAAGCACCAGAAATTGACATAGAAGACGCTTACTTTGAAGATCCTAATGAAATTCCTATGATTGAATTGAATATGGCAGAGTTTACTCAAAATGTAAAGAAGTATGTGGAAAACAATATGGAGCTTCATCAGGTAGAAATGTCGAATGCCTTAGTAGCCTTGACTTCAGAAGCTGCATCAATTCCCACGCCTAAACTTAAGAATGTTAGCCGGCTCAGAACTGAACATCAAGT CTATGAACTTCCAGATTCTCATCCTCTTTTGGAAGGG TTGGACAAAAGAGAACCAGATGATCCTTCTTCCTATCTTCTTGCTATTTGGACACCGG GTGAAACAGCAAATTCAATGCAACCTCCAGAAACTCAGTGCAACTCTCAAGAATCTGGCCAACTATGTGAAGATGAGACTTGTTCCTCATGCAACAGCACACGTGAAGCACAATCTCAAACAGTAAGAGGGACTCTTCTG ATACCATGTCGAACAGCTATGAGAGGAAGCTTTCCACTCAATGGTACATACTTTCAGGTCAATGAG GTGTTCGCGGACCATGACTCCAGCCTTAACCCAATCAATGTCCCAAGGGATTGGCTGTGGAATCTCCCACGGCGGACTGTCTACTTTGGAACCTCAATACCCACGATATTCAAAG GTTTAAACACAGAAAGTATCCAACACTGCTTTTGGAGAG GGTTTGTTTGTGTGCGAGGATTTGATCATAAGACGCGAGCACCTCGACCGCTATTGGCAAGGTTCCATTTTCCAGCCAGCAAGTTAAATAGGACTAATGGGAAAACAAATGAAGACAAAGGAGTAGCCTCCTGA